The following are encoded in a window of Candidatus Moraniibacteriota bacterium genomic DNA:
- a CDS encoding GIY-YIG nuclease family protein, which translates to MFYVYILKSKSQRYYYIGYTQDLRQRIKDHNQGKTRSLKSKIPIELVYYEAYNTKTQARKREYELKNNSYKKREIIERIESDI; encoded by the coding sequence ATGTTTTATGTATATATCTTGAAAAGCAAAAGTCAGCGATATTACTATATTGGATACACACAGGATCTTAGACAGAGAATAAAGGATCATAATCAAGGGAAGACACGTTCTTTAAAAAGTAAAATTCCAATTGAGCTTGTTTACTATGAAGCTTATAATACAAAAACTCAGGCACGAAAAAGAGAATATGAATTAAAAAATAATTCATATAAAAAACGGGAGATAATAGAAAGAATAGAAAGTGATATATAA